In Anopheles arabiensis isolate DONGOLA chromosome 2, AaraD3, whole genome shotgun sequence, the genomic window GGACGTGCTCATCTGCCACCGCCGACGTCTCGAACCCTAGAAGACATTCTGTGTCAAGGCAAGAGGCATCAGACAATGATCAATTAGTGCCGGCTACGACCCCCTCCGTTTTTGCATATTGAGTGCAGCGCCAGTCACGAACCCTTGCCTTCTAATCATATCCTCCCCGTTTAGGGATTGCGGATTTTTGTTGCCTCGTTGGACAACTAGTCATCGCGAACCGTCTCGAAACCTGTCCCTTCCGATCGTGCTGATATTGCATGCAGCGTGCGTCGACGGCTGTGGCGCTGCATCGGCCAAACGCACTGCAATGCATCAAATTCCGCCCGACCCATGGTGGGTGCGTGTTTGCCGCTCCATCACGTCCCCAAACTTGGCTTAGGCTGGCCTGTGTGTGAGTattcgaataaatattactTCCATTGCCCTTCTGTCGGTCAGCTTTCGCTTACCTCGAGGGCGGCCCAACGCCGATCGTCCTCGCGCAGACAAAGTAAATCCCTAACCTTCCTTTACCCCCTTTGGTCAACATCCGTCCAGGGGGGGGAGACGAGGTGATGATTTATGTAAATCGGTAAACTGGAGTTGCATAACTGTGGATGGTCGGACTATGcgtgcgggcgcgcgcgcctgtACGACTTCGGCACGTTCCTTCCCCGTGCTCCGATTCCGAATTATAATGCAGCGCGATAGTTCATACCGAGCTGCCCTCCCCGGGTGTGTTGGTCTTCCCTTCACGGTGAAGGCCGGTTTCGCTAATCGGTCGGTGGCAAATTTCGTGATGCATCGAAAGCTcccgaaaacacaaaaacaaaaaactaaattgGACCAAATTCCCGAATCTGTTCGGGACATAGATTTTATGGCGGCGCGGGCCAGGAATGAAAGGTTTTGGGGTATTGGGGTTTtctcctttctctctccttctctcccgTTTGTGTCTAAACTTTTGGCACAATTGGCAAGTTACGCTCAATGGCATTTGGGGTTTTATGACCCTGTCCCGACTTTGCTTTACGTTGTCCAGTAGCATTTCGAGCAGGAAGATCATGTAATATATAATCTGCGTGCAACGGTAATGGCCATAAGCTTCTTTGGGAGATTCTCGTGATCTTCCTATTACCTTACCAGCAATGTaatttttatgtcattttGGAACAATTTCGATTGTGGCGTCCCTGAACTTAAGAATATGATGGAaagtaaatatatttttgtatttctaAATTTCTCTCCACAagatcaacacacacacactctctctctctctcatggCTTAGCACTGCCGACTGATTAATTCCACGTTTTCTTGCCACCTGACATAGTTATCACCTAATCTGGAGGCATTTGACAAAGGTGAACAGTGAACTAGAACTACAAATTGCTGTAATCAAAtgaatagataaataaattatgcttTTGTCCATCCCGTCCAGATCATTcaatgatatatttttgttgttgttgtaaaaaCTACTCTGCAATGTATACagcaaaaacattatttatgacgaaaaaaaacaaaactaaaacttaACGTCCGTTTTGAATAATCTGGTATAAAACCATCTCATGGAATGTCGCACTGCAATTCAATATGGCGCCCAGCCGTCATGAGCCAACCTCGCCCATCACTAGCTGTCAAAAAACGACGCAGTGAAAAATAATCACCACACAacaaagaagtagaagaaacaGACGTGGTGTTATTCATTTGCTGCGAGTGAACAAATTACTTTTTCCAATTTCTCGATTATTCCCCGTTGCAGGAGTGCCGTGAAAACGCACCGTTTCTAATGTGCAAAGCGAGCGGAAcgggaaaaacataaaaccttCCCCCGACCCGCCCGTCCGCGATGGGTATCCGCAAGTGCATCGTACCGGAGTGCCCGTCGTCCTCGGCACGCCCGGAAGACCGTGGCGTCACGTACCACAAGATACCGTACCTGGACGAGATGAAGCGGCTCTGGATCGTGGCGTGCCACCTGCCGGACGATTACTTCGCCACGAAAGCGTCGAACGTGTGCAGCCGCCATTTCCGGCGGGCCGATTTCCAGGAGTTTAAGGGCAAGAAGTACGTGCTGAAGCTGGGCGTAGTGCCGACCGTGTTCCCCTGGACGGTTACGAAACCGCCCGGGGAAGCGGGTAGTAGCACCAAGAGCCCACAAAAGCCCGTACCAAAGGGCAAAGATGACGCAAAAGGCACGAAGGTGGAAGAAACGGAGGAGGGCGAAGTGCCGCACGAGGTCGGCGATATGGACGGGGATATTGTGGTGAAGGAGGACGCAAAGGTGACCGCACTGCTGAAGTCGGAGCAAGCGCCAAAAGGAATGGCCACGCCGGACCGAAGCAAGCCGAAAGCGGCCGCCCCGTCGAAGcgcccgagcagcagcaaaaaggcgACGAAAACGCCGGCCAAACAAGCACGCACTGCCGAACCGGTTGCATCATCCACGCCGGGCCGAAAGCAAACGCCGAAAAAGGGTGCCGGCGGGGAAGCGAAACCGGCGAGCACCGCGAGCACGACAAAGGAAGAACCGGTCGTTCCGGATGAGCCGGAAACCGGTGGTGCGCCGGAAAAGCCGATCGACTTCACGCCCGGCAGCAAGATCGAGGCGCAAGATTTCAGCGGCACCTGGCACGCGGCcaaggtggtggaggtggacaCGGAGGAGCGCGAGGTGCTGGTGCAGTTCGACAAGACGGACAAGCTGAAGTCGACCACGCAGGAGGAGTGGATCCCGATGGACAGTGTGCGGCTGCGGCCGATCTCGAACGCGATCTACAGCGTGGGCGAGAAGGTGTTTGCCCGGTGGAGCGATTCGCGCAAGTTTAAGGCCACGATCAAGAGCGTGTTGGAGAACCAGATGTACGAGGTGGTGTTTGACGACGGGTTTGCTAAGATTTGCAAATCGACGCACATTAGCCGCATTAAGCGGTCCGAGGATGCGAAGGGCGATGGCCCGGAGCGGGAGGTGGTCGGCGCGGCGACGGATGTCGGTGCGACGGTTAAGACGGAACCGCTGGAGCATGGGGAAGGTGGTGAGGCGGCGGTGGAGTCACTGGTTTCGCTGAATCAGCTGCGCATACCGCAGGTGGTGAAGTTGAGCGAGCTGCCGGAAATACCGCAGAACGGGGAGTGGTGCTGCCACTGGATGAACGACTATCCGGTCGGGGAGTCGTCCGAGGTGGACCTGCCGGGCGGCCGGGTGTACACCGTGATCGTGCCCGACTGGCGCATGCCGGAGGGGTGGGTCAAGCACATCTTTCAGCGGATCACGACGTACGGCAAGATGGACATACTGCTGATCAGCCCCAGTGGGAAGGTGCTGCGCTCACGGCAGGAGGTAAAAGCGTACCTGGCCGAAATAGGCGAAGAGTACGACCCGAACCGGTACGACTTCGGGCTGCACGTGAAGCGGGCGAAGCAGCTCGGCTTCTGCCACTACACGCAGGAGTACCGCGATAGCTTCCTGCCGAAGCCGGCCACCGAACCGGTGCTGCTCAACACGGAGGTGAACATTGGCGCGGTGAAGGTGAAGATCATAGACAATTTGTTCCAGTGCCCCGAGGAGGACTGTTTGAAGACGTTCCGGAAGGAGAACCATCTGCAGATACACATCAAACACTACCACAAGGAGCTGGCGAAGGGGCTCGGTGACATTCCCAATATGCAGGATCTGGCGGCCTTAAGGACACCGATCGAGCTGCTGGAAACGCCGAAACCGGTTAGCCGCAAATCGCAGACGGCGGCCGCCGGCGCAACACCGAAAGCTTCCACCGCCCAGTCCACACCGGTTAGGGAGGAAGCGAGGGAAGAGGAGGAACTGCTACCGGCGGAAATGTGGGTAGAGAGTACGGTGGTGATGTCCGACGGCAAAGTGGAGGAAGCACTAAAGCCGCCGCGGGAGATAAAGCAGGAAGGGGAGAAGGCGCCCGAATCGGACGCGTCTCTAATGGCAATGGACACCGAAGCGTCGCTCGCGGAGGAATCATCGGCGGACGGTAGCAGCACCGTGACCGCCTCCACCCCAGCCTCATCCAGCAAGTCGAAGGGCTCGAGCAAGGTTCCGAAAATTAAGCTTTTCTCGCAGAAGAAAGCAGCGGGCGAAGGAGTAAAAAAGGTGGTACGCCATGGGCTGGTAACGAAGAAGAAAGTGTCCGGCGGGTCGAAGAAATCCAAGCGCCCGAAACCATCGCGCCGCCCGGCAGCGAACCGATCCGCACCGGCCCTGTTGCG contains:
- the LOC120895015 gene encoding uncharacterized protein LOC120895015, with product MGIRKCIVPECPSSSARPEDRGVTYHKIPYLDEMKRLWIVACHLPDDYFATKASNVCSRHFRRADFQEFKGKKYVLKLGVVPTVFPWTVTKPPGEAGSSTKSPQKPVPKGKDDAKGTKVEETEEGEVPHEVGDMDGDIVVKEDAKVTALLKSEQAPKGMATPDRSKPKAAAPSKRPSSSKKATKTPAKQARTAEPVASSTPGRKQTPKKGAGGEAKPASTASTTKEEPVVPDEPETGGAPEKPIDFTPGSKIEAQDFSGTWHAAKVVEVDTEEREVLVQFDKTDKLKSTTQEEWIPMDSVRLRPISNAIYSVGEKVFARWSDSRKFKATIKSVLENQMYEVVFDDGFAKICKSTHISRIKRSEDAKGDGPEREVVGAATDVGATVKTEPLEHGEGGEAAVESLVSLNQLRIPQVVKLSELPEIPQNGEWCCHWMNDYPVGESSEVDLPGGRVYTVIVPDWRMPEGWVKHIFQRITTYGKMDILLISPSGKVLRSRQEVKAYLAEIGEEYDPNRYDFGLHVKRAKQLGFCHYTQEYRDSFLPKPATEPVLLNTEVNIGAVKVKIIDNLFQCPEEDCLKTFRKENHLQIHIKHYHKELAKGLGDIPNMQDLAALRTPIELLETPKPVSRKSQTAAAGATPKASTAQSTPVREEAREEEELLPAEMWVESTVVMSDGKVEEALKPPREIKQEGEKAPESDASLMAMDTEASLAEESSADGSSTVTASTPASSSKSKGSSKVPKIKLFSQKKAAGEGVKKVVRHGLVTKKKVSGGSKKSKRPKPSRRPAANRSAPALLRPNDTALAGSFAYGSGGFQNETIGGIYDESINASVAGASGAGAGLVDENGEVIKIVRMRKEEIINCLCKVTEEDGLMVQCEMCLCWQHAFCQNIRHSSEVPDTYVCSICRYPYRGRASKRYAHDQDWLYEGKLPVAKYHVTNSRHAQRFDILKNSHTLTGNLLELKRFMHSLQMKINIAEKKDHPKMYLWSKKWEKSPPRGDGCSSSSVGGGADKPLQGDGATQQQQQQLPQIPVPEAPIDPAECQTILLDHIQKLQNDAMGRLQAIEAQIIGLEAYDEKADLLESPTAKNYPKTKQTIHMLLNDLLKMKKIGEIHSDMHSLTM